In a single window of the Streptomyces cinnabarinus genome:
- a CDS encoding DEAD/DEAH box helicase, translating into MAADVPRHGPSQTPALASHRAHRRGSTLTTTFRELGILPETAEALEAVGIVNPFPIQEMTLPVALSGTDVIGQAKTGTGKTLGFGLPLLERVTVPADVEAGRAKPEDLTDAPQALVVVPTRELCTQVTNDLLTAGKVRNVRVLAIYGGRAYEPQVEALKKGVDVIVGTPGRLLDLAGQKKLDLKHIKALVLDEADEMLDLGFLPDVEKIINMLPARRQTMLFSATMPGAVIGLARRYMSQPTHIRATAPDDEGVTVANISQHVYRAHNMDKPEMVARILQADGRGLAMVFCRTKRTAADLADQLKQRGFASGAVHGDLGQGAREQALRAFRNGKVDVLVCTDVAARGIDVEGVTHVINYQSPEEEKTYLHRIGRTGRAGASGTAITLVDWDDIPRWQLINKALELNFNDPVETYSTSPHLFEELSIPAGTKGVLPRSERTRAGLDAEELEDLGETGGRGARGRGGRGEGRDESRSADRERSARTPRRRRRTRGGAVLDPNAAPAGTDATEATPSAPSAEESATRTPRRRRRTRGGAAPEAVQTASTATESAEAALDTAEGTTAMAEGTVATAEAGTEAADKPRRRRTRKSAEPTVTSAEETVVAEPAPVVESQESVTAESEPAATKPRRRTRKAAEPVAEAVLDTAEATEAKPRRTRKATTEAAAEVAVDTAEAVEAKPKTRRTRKTAEAAPEPETVTETKPRRTRKVTAEVAVDTAEAVEAKPKTRRTRKTAEVAPEPETAAETKPRRTRKAVEPADIPAQAAEEPAAPRRRTRKAAEVAVDTAEAVEAKPKTRRTRKTAEAAPEPETVTETKPRRTRKAAEAAVDTAEAKPTTRRTRKTAVAAEPAEIPAQAADEPTAPRRRTRKATTAAVETAEVPEAKPRTRRTRKATVAAEPTES; encoded by the coding sequence ATGGCAGCCGACGTCCCCCGGCACGGTCCGTCACAGACCCCCGCGCTCGCCTCGCACCGCGCACACAGAAGAGGCAGCACCCTGACTACGACTTTCCGAGAGCTCGGGATCCTTCCCGAGACCGCCGAGGCCCTCGAAGCCGTCGGTATCGTGAATCCCTTCCCCATCCAGGAGATGACGCTCCCCGTCGCCCTCTCGGGCACCGACGTCATCGGCCAGGCCAAGACCGGCACCGGCAAGACGCTGGGCTTCGGCCTCCCGCTCCTGGAGCGCGTCACCGTCCCCGCCGATGTCGAGGCCGGGCGCGCCAAGCCCGAGGACCTGACGGACGCCCCGCAGGCGCTCGTCGTCGTCCCCACCCGCGAGCTGTGCACCCAGGTCACCAACGACCTGCTGACCGCCGGCAAGGTGCGGAACGTCCGCGTTCTCGCGATCTACGGCGGCCGCGCCTACGAGCCGCAGGTCGAGGCCCTGAAGAAGGGCGTCGACGTCATCGTCGGCACCCCGGGCCGACTGCTGGACCTCGCGGGCCAGAAGAAGCTCGACCTCAAGCACATCAAGGCGCTCGTCCTCGACGAGGCCGACGAGATGCTCGACCTGGGCTTCCTGCCCGACGTCGAGAAGATCATCAACATGCTTCCGGCCCGCCGCCAGACCATGCTGTTCTCGGCGACCATGCCGGGCGCGGTGATCGGTCTCGCGCGCCGCTACATGTCGCAGCCCACGCACATCCGCGCCACCGCGCCGGACGACGAGGGCGTGACGGTCGCGAACATCTCGCAGCACGTGTACCGCGCGCACAACATGGACAAGCCCGAGATGGTCGCGCGCATACTTCAGGCCGACGGCCGGGGACTGGCCATGGTCTTCTGCCGCACGAAGCGCACCGCGGCCGATCTCGCCGACCAGCTCAAGCAGCGTGGCTTCGCGTCCGGCGCGGTCCACGGCGACCTGGGCCAGGGCGCCCGTGAGCAGGCGCTGCGCGCCTTCCGCAACGGCAAGGTGGACGTCCTCGTCTGCACCGACGTCGCCGCTCGCGGTATCGACGTCGAGGGCGTGACGCACGTCATCAACTACCAGTCGCCCGAGGAGGAGAAGACGTACCTGCACCGCATCGGCCGTACGGGCCGCGCGGGGGCCTCGGGTACGGCGATCACGCTCGTCGACTGGGACGACATCCCGCGCTGGCAGCTGATCAACAAGGCGCTGGAGCTCAACTTCAACGACCCGGTGGAGACGTACTCCACCTCCCCGCACCTCTTCGAGGAGCTCAGCATCCCCGCGGGCACCAAGGGTGTCCTGCCGCGCTCGGAGCGTACGCGCGCCGGGCTCGACGCGGAGGAGCTCGAGGACCTCGGCGAGACCGGTGGTCGCGGTGCGCGTGGCCGGGGTGGTCGTGGTGAGGGCCGGGACGAGTCCCGTTCCGCCGACCGCGAGCGCTCCGCGCGTACGCCGCGCCGCCGTCGCCGTACACGTGGCGGGGCCGTGCTGGACCCGAACGCCGCTCCGGCCGGTACGGACGCCACCGAGGCGACCCCGTCGGCCCCGTCGGCAGAGGAGTCCGCGACCCGCACCCCGCGCCGCCGTCGCCGTACCCGTGGCGGAGCGGCACCGGAGGCGGTGCAGACCGCGTCCACCGCGACCGAGTCGGCGGAAGCCGCGCTCGACACGGCGGAGGGCACGACCGCCATGGCCGAGGGCACGGTTGCCACGGCGGAGGCGGGCACCGAGGCCGCGGACAAGCCGCGCCGCCGCCGGACCCGCAAGTCCGCGGAGCCGACGGTGACTTCGGCGGAGGAGACCGTCGTAGCGGAGCCGGCGCCGGTCGTGGAGTCGCAGGAATCCGTGACCGCGGAGTCCGAGCCGGCCGCCACCAAGCCGCGTCGCCGTACCCGCAAGGCGGCCGAGCCCGTCGCCGAGGCCGTGCTCGACACCGCGGAGGCGACCGAGGCGAAGCCCCGGCGCACCCGCAAGGCCACGACGGAGGCTGCGGCCGAGGTCGCGGTGGACACCGCGGAGGCCGTCGAGGCGAAGCCGAAGACGCGCCGCACCCGCAAGACGGCGGAGGCCGCCCCGGAGCCGGAGACGGTTACGGAGACCAAGCCCCGCCGCACCCGCAAGGTGACGGCGGAGGTCGCGGTGGACACCGCGGAGGCCGTCGAGGCGAAGCCGAAGACGCGCCGCACCCGCAAGACCGCCGAGGTCGCCCCGGAGCCGGAGACGGCCGCCGAGACCAAGCCCCGCCGGACCCGCAAGGCCGTCGAGCCCGCGGACATCCCGGCGCAGGCCGCGGAGGAGCCGGCTGCCCCGCGCCGCCGGACCCGTAAGGCGGCGGAGGTCGCGGTGGACACCGCGGAGGCCGTCGAGGCGAAGCCGAAGACGCGCCGTACCCGCAAGACGGCGGAGGCCGCCCCGGAGCCGGAGACGGTTACGGAGACCAAGCCCCGCCGCACCCGCAAGGCGGCGGAAGCGGCCGTCGACACCGCCGAGGCCAAGCCGACGACGCGCCGCACCCGCAAGACCGCGGTCGCCGCCGAGCCCGCCGAGATCCCGGCCCAGGCCGCGGACGAGCCGACTGCCCCGCGCCGCCGGACCCGCAAGGCTACGACGGCAGCGGTCGAGACCGCGGAGGTCCCCGAGGCGAAGCCCCGGACCCGCCGCACCCGAAAGGCGACGGTAGCCGCAGAGCCCACGGAGAGCTGA
- a CDS encoding ferritin-like fold-containing protein, which translates to MRFMTTSDKPDPAADSTDAPVEHTGVAAQDWATASADPQYRAAVVDLLGALAYGELAAFERLAEDAKLAPTLADKAELAKMASAEFHHFEQLRDRLTSIGEEPTRAMEPFVAALDGFHKQTAPSDWLEGLVKAYVGDSIASDFYREVAARLDSDTRELVLAVLDDTGHAGFAVEKVRAAIDADPRVGGRLALWARRLMGEALSQSQRVVADRDALSTMLVGGVADGFDLAEVGRMFSRITEAHTKRMAALGLAA; encoded by the coding sequence GTGCGCTTCATGACCACCTCTGACAAGCCTGACCCGGCCGCGGACAGCACGGACGCACCCGTCGAGCACACGGGGGTCGCCGCCCAGGACTGGGCGACCGCCTCCGCAGATCCGCAGTACCGCGCCGCGGTCGTCGACCTGCTGGGCGCGCTGGCGTACGGGGAGCTTGCCGCGTTCGAGCGGCTCGCGGAGGACGCCAAGCTGGCGCCGACGCTGGCGGACAAGGCGGAGCTGGCGAAGATGGCGTCGGCCGAGTTCCACCACTTCGAGCAGCTGCGTGACCGGCTGACGTCGATCGGTGAGGAGCCGACGCGGGCGATGGAGCCGTTCGTCGCCGCGCTGGACGGGTTCCACAAGCAGACGGCGCCGTCGGACTGGCTGGAGGGGCTCGTCAAGGCGTACGTCGGTGACTCGATCGCCAGTGACTTCTACCGGGAGGTCGCGGCGCGGCTCGACTCGGACACGCGGGAGCTGGTCCTGGCCGTGCTCGACGACACGGGGCATGCCGGGTTCGCGGTGGAGAAGGTGCGCGCGGCGATCGACGCGGATCCGCGGGTGGGCGGGCGGCTCGCGCTGTGGGCGCGGCGGCTGATGGGGGAGGCGTTGTCGCAGTCGCAGCGGGTGGTCGCTGACCGGGACGCGCTCTCGACGATGCTCGTGGGTGGCGTGGCCGACGGGTTCGATCTGGCTGAGGTCGGGCGGATGTTCTCCCGGATCACTGAGGCGCACACCAAGCGGATGGCCGCGCTGGGGCTGGCCGCGTAG
- a CDS encoding DUF3107 domain-containing protein has protein sequence MEVKIGVQHAPREIVLESGQSAEDVERAVSEALSGKSALLSLVDEHGRKVLVPADRLAYVELGEPAPRKVGFGAL, from the coding sequence GTGGAGGTCAAGATCGGCGTGCAGCACGCGCCGCGCGAGATCGTTCTGGAGAGCGGTCAGAGTGCCGAGGACGTCGAGCGGGCGGTGTCCGAGGCCCTGTCCGGCAAGTCGGCACTGCTGAGCCTCGTCGACGAGCACGGCCGCAAGGTCCTCGTCCCGGCCGACCGTCTCGCGTACGTCGAGCTCGGCGAGCCGGCCCCGCGCAAGGTGGGCTTCGGCGCGCTGTAG
- a CDS encoding TetR/AcrR family transcriptional regulator, with amino-acid sequence MTAIEQTEAARPRGTRLPRRARRNQLLGAAQEVFVAQGYHAAAMDDIAERAGVSKPVLYQHFPGKLDLYLALLDQHCEALIQSVRHALASTTDNKQRVRATMDAYFAYVEDDGGAFRLVFESDLTNEPAVRERVDKVTNECAEAICDVIAEDTGLSREESMLLASGLGGLAQVVARSWLHSDRSVPRDQAVQLLTSLAWRGIAGFPLHGIDQHH; translated from the coding sequence GTGACAGCCATCGAGCAGACAGAGGCGGCGCGCCCGCGAGGGACGCGCCTGCCGCGCCGTGCCCGACGGAACCAGCTGCTGGGCGCCGCGCAGGAGGTCTTCGTGGCGCAGGGCTACCACGCGGCCGCGATGGACGACATCGCCGAGCGCGCGGGCGTCAGCAAGCCCGTGCTCTACCAGCACTTCCCGGGCAAGCTGGACCTGTACCTCGCGCTGCTGGACCAGCACTGCGAAGCCCTGATCCAGTCCGTACGGCATGCGCTCGCGTCGACGACCGACAACAAGCAGCGCGTCCGCGCGACCATGGACGCCTACTTCGCCTACGTCGAGGACGACGGCGGCGCCTTCCGGCTGGTCTTCGAGTCGGACCTGACCAACGAGCCCGCCGTGCGCGAGCGCGTGGACAAGGTCACGAACGAATGCGCCGAGGCGATCTGCGACGTCATCGCCGAGGACACCGGCCTCTCCCGCGAGGAGTCGATGCTGCTGGCCTCCGGCCTCGGCGGCCTCGCGCAGGTCGTGGCGCGCTCCTGGCTGCACAGCGACCGCAGCGTGCCGCGCGACCAGGCGGTGCAGCTGCTGACCTCGCTCGCCTGGCGCGGTATCGCGGGCTTCCCGCTGCACGGCATCGACCAGCACCACTGA